The following nucleotide sequence is from Armatimonadota bacterium.
CGCGGCACCGCGGCATCGCTTCCGCTCAAGCGAGCCAGCAGCGCACGCATGATGCGGGGCCGCACGAAGGGCATGTCGCACCCCACCACCACGCAGCGCTCGAACCGCGCCGCCCGCAGCCCTGCATGCAGCCCCCCCAGCGGCCCGCACCCGGCATAGACATCGCCGACACCCGTCACGCGCGAGGGAACCTGCAGGCCCTCCCCGCCTACCACCAGGGTTTCCCGGGCGGCGGCCCGGGCTTGCGCGGCGATGTGTTCCAGCAGCGTCGCTCCCGCCCACGGCAGGAGCGCCTTGGGGCGGCCGCCCATCCGCGAACTGCGCCCGCCGGCGAGAATGATGACGGTGGCCGCAAGCGGGGCCGGGTGGTCGTCAATTCCGGGGACAGTCGACTTAATTATGCCAGGTGTCTTGGGCAATTCGCAATTCCGGGGACAGTCGACTTAATTATGCCAGGTGTCTTGAATTAAGTCGACTGTCCCCATGTCCCCCAACTACCTCCGTCCGAG
It contains:
- a CDS encoding molybdenum cofactor guanylyltransferase; amino-acid sequence: MPKTPGIIKSTVPGIDDHPAPLAATVIILAGGRSSRMGGRPKALLPWAGATLLEHIAAQARAAARETLVVGGEGLQVPSRVTGVGDVYAGCGPLGGLHAGLRAARFERCVVVGCDMPFVRPRIMRALLARLSGSDAAVPRTAEGPHPLVAAYSRRCLAAVEAQLASDDRRMTSLLGSVRVRWVTERELQELDPDLRCLVNINTCQDYRRAMELARGEPDPG